CTGGCCGAGACCCGGATCTTCGACTACCGCGACCGCTGGCGGGCCCGCCGCGGCGGTACGGCGCCCGCACCCGCGCCCGCCTCGCCGGTCACCGCGCCGGTGCTGCTCAAACCGCGCGCCTCCTCCTCGGGCGACGAGGTCCCGGCGGCCCGTGAGACGGTCACCGCGAGCCGTTCGGCCCGGCCACCGGCCCATCTCGCCCCGGGCCCGCACACGACCCGCTCCGAGCGCACCCCGGTCACCCCGATCGGCAGCCGCCGCCCGCCGCACCCCGACCGCGTGGCACGCGGCACCACCCCGGCCGCCGCCCGACCGGCGACGGGCGGCTGACGGCCGCACAGACCGCGGGGCCGGTACGCACAACCATCCCCGCGCATCAAGAAGGCCCCGTTCCGCCAGCGGAACCGGGGCCTTCGTCAGCTGCGCGCTCAGCCCTTCCAGGCGCGCGCCACCGTGCCGTCCCTGACCTCGAAGTTGAGCCGTCCCACGCGGAACTCCATGGTGATGACCGCCCCCGGCGGCAGCGACCGCACGGTCGGCCAGCCGCGCTCCCGCGCGAGCCGCTCGGCCTCTGTCGCGTCGAGGCCCACATAGCTGTTCGGACTGTCCTGGGGCTCTGCCGGTGGAGTCGGAATGGATGCCATGCCCGCCACGCTAGCCCCTCTCGCGCTCTCTCCGTCCCTCTCCGGTCACACTTCTGTCACAGGATCAGGACGTGTGTTTTGTTCGGCATCCCTCACACGTATGAGCGGTTCCGTACGCCTTCCGCAGGCATTCGAACGTAATTCCCTCATGTCGGTCCGGCTCCCCGAATAGCCCCGCGGAAAGTGCCGTGAGAACCGGCCGGGCGCCCCTTTCCATTCCGATTCCGTGCGGTACGGCGGGAGCTGACGCCGCATAAGAGTTTCACCGTTCCGGCACAGAATCGCCGTCGCCTCCCCGGCCCTGCCGGTCCAGCGCGCGGGACAGCCGGTCCCGGGCGGTCCTGATCCTCTGGGTCAGCTCGGCGGGTTCCAGGACCTCGAAGTCGAAGCCCATCATCATCACGTGGATCACCATCAGATCGAGGTTCGGGGCCCCGGTCCGCAGCAGACAGGCGTCCGGTCCGTCGGCCTCCAGCGTCCCGCCGGACGGTGAGATCCGCGCGGCCGCCTCCTGGAGGGGCACGAGCAGCCGGACGACGGCGTGCGAGGCGTACGCGCGCGTGGAGACCCCTTTCGAGACGTGCGCGGCGAGGTCCTCGGCCGGTGGCTCACGCGGGGTGAAACGCGGCCCGTGCGGCGGCCGGGGCGTGACGCGGTCGACGCGGAAGGTGCGCCAGTCCTCGCGGTCCAGGTCCCAGGCGACGAGGTACCAGCGCCGCTCGGTGCACACCAGCCGGTGCGGTTCGACACTGCGCCGGG
The nucleotide sequence above comes from Streptomyces sp. N50. Encoded proteins:
- a CDS encoding I78 family peptidase inhibitor, whose protein sequence is MASIPTPPAEPQDSPNSYVGLDATEAERLARERGWPTVRSLPPGAVITMEFRVGRLNFEVRDGTVARAWKG